A region of Moorena producens PAL-8-15-08-1 DNA encodes the following proteins:
- a CDS encoding MDR/zinc-dependent alcohol dehydrogenase-like family protein, giving the protein MKGLWLENQQLQVRTDLPVPSPPSDEALVRVLRAGICNTDLELIRGYYPYKGILGHEFVGVVEDGPDNLVNQRVVGEINAACGECRFCRSGQPTHCQNRTVLGIVNRNGAFADYLTLPVKNLHPLPDTISTDAATFTEPLAAAMEIQEQVRVRPDHQVLVVGDGKLGQLVAQTLALTGCNLLVIGRHHEKLANLEARGIKVGFADAITNGSFDISVECTGNPEGFALARRALRPRGTLVLKSTYAGNLTFDASSLVVDEITLIGSRCGPFKPAIDLLAQDKVNVNYLIQAHYPVEEGLTAFNHAQQRGVLKILLTMDQNS; this is encoded by the coding sequence ATGAAAGGACTCTGGCTCGAAAACCAGCAACTGCAAGTGCGCACTGACCTACCTGTGCCATCACCACCTTCTGATGAAGCCTTAGTGCGGGTGTTGCGTGCGGGGATATGCAACACGGATTTAGAATTAATCCGAGGCTATTACCCCTACAAAGGCATCTTAGGTCATGAATTTGTTGGTGTTGTGGAAGATGGACCAGATAATTTAGTCAACCAGCGGGTGGTGGGAGAAATTAATGCGGCCTGTGGTGAGTGTCGATTTTGTAGAAGTGGACAACCCACTCACTGCCAAAACCGTACTGTCTTAGGTATTGTTAACCGTAACGGAGCCTTTGCTGACTATCTGACCTTGCCAGTAAAAAACTTACATCCCTTACCCGATACTATTTCTACTGATGCCGCCACCTTTACTGAGCCGTTGGCTGCTGCTATGGAAATTCAGGAACAAGTGAGGGTGCGTCCCGATCACCAGGTGTTAGTAGTCGGAGACGGTAAGCTGGGACAACTGGTGGCACAAACCCTAGCCCTAACTGGCTGCAATTTGCTTGTGATTGGCCGTCATCACGAGAAATTGGCCAATTTAGAAGCCAGAGGAATTAAGGTAGGCTTTGCCGATGCCATCACTAACGGTAGTTTCGATATCTCAGTGGAGTGTACTGGCAACCCCGAAGGCTTTGCCCTTGCCCGTCGAGCCTTGCGCCCACGAGGTACCCTGGTACTAAAAAGTACCTATGCTGGCAACCTAACCTTTGATGCCTCGTCTCTGGTAGTAGACGAAATTACTCTAATCGGTTCCCGTTGCGGTCCCTTTAAACCAGCCATTGATTTATTAGCACAAGATAAAGTAAATGTCAACTACCTAATCCAAGCTCATTACCCAGTTGAAGAAGGGTTAACCGCCTTTAACCATGCCCAGCAGCGGGGAGTCTTGAAAATATTACTGACCATGGATCAGAACTCTTGA
- a CDS encoding D-alanyl-D-alanine carboxypeptidase — protein sequence MFTTKLKMLYKYVTATLSTLLLALLIGCNGADSPKGVSPSPDPDASNSSEPENALKVIEKPDQPLTVAETNPNPGSQQSVDQYLKGLSAKGMTKTNQGIWIESGDTLLANHQGTIPLPAASLTKAATTLAALSTLGPDHQFITKFSATGPIENGVLQGDLVVEGSEDPFFVWEEAIVVGNQLNQLGIKQVTGNLVIVGKFYMNFETLPLKAGTLLKQGLNGKSWPPAAETQYQTLPPGTPRPEIAIAGSVQVVASPPDNLQPLVRQYSFPLAELLKKMNRYSNNKMAEMLANTAGGAKVVARKAAEAAGVPQSEISLINGSGLGEENRMSPRAVTAVFLAIERYLQQYNMTVADVFAIVGQDKGILNERPLPNLAVVKSGSLNYVSTLAGALPTQTYGTVWFAVMNSGGDYTKYRTQQEMLLKELVTKWGVVQSLPPDIKPSPQRIGKRSFSEIVR from the coding sequence ATGTTCACAACTAAACTAAAAATGCTATATAAATATGTAACTGCTACACTATCTACACTACTCCTAGCACTACTAATTGGATGTAATGGGGCGGATTCCCCTAAGGGTGTATCGCCATCTCCTGATCCAGATGCTTCGAACTCGTCAGAACCAGAGAATGCACTAAAGGTGATCGAAAAGCCTGATCAACCCCTAACCGTTGCGGAAACGAATCCTAATCCAGGAAGCCAACAGAGTGTTGACCAATACCTGAAAGGATTATCGGCCAAAGGGATGACTAAGACCAATCAAGGCATATGGATCGAATCAGGAGATACCCTCTTAGCTAATCACCAAGGCACTATTCCCTTACCAGCAGCATCCCTTACCAAAGCAGCAACTACACTAGCGGCTCTTTCTACTCTTGGTCCTGACCACCAATTCATTACTAAATTTAGCGCCACCGGACCGATTGAGAACGGGGTGCTACAGGGAGACCTAGTGGTTGAAGGGTCAGAAGACCCGTTTTTTGTTTGGGAAGAAGCCATAGTAGTAGGCAACCAGTTAAATCAGTTAGGTATCAAGCAAGTAACCGGTAATTTGGTGATTGTGGGTAAGTTTTATATGAATTTCGAGACCTTACCCCTCAAAGCTGGCACTCTGCTCAAGCAAGGCTTGAATGGTAAGAGTTGGCCACCAGCAGCAGAAACTCAGTATCAGACCTTACCCCCGGGTACCCCTAGACCAGAAATTGCGATCGCAGGCTCTGTGCAAGTAGTAGCTTCACCCCCTGACAATCTACAGCCCCTAGTGCGCCAGTATTCCTTTCCCCTGGCGGAACTGCTGAAGAAAATGAATCGCTACAGTAATAATAAAATGGCAGAAATGCTAGCGAATACCGCTGGTGGTGCCAAGGTGGTAGCCCGCAAAGCAGCAGAAGCAGCGGGAGTACCCCAATCAGAAATTAGCTTAATCAATGGGTCTGGTTTAGGTGAAGAAAATCGCATGTCTCCTCGGGCTGTCACTGCTGTATTTCTCGCCATTGAGCGCTATCTTCAGCAATACAACATGACCGTTGCTGATGTATTTGCCATCGTAGGACAAGACAAAGGTATATTAAATGAACGTCCATTGCCTAACTTAGCAGTAGTTAAATCCGGTAGTTTGAATTATGTTAGTACCTTAGCCGGAGCCTTACCAACTCAAACCTATGGCACTGTTTGGTTTGCTGTGATGAATTCAGGGGGAGACTATACCAAATACCGGACTCAACAAGAGATGCTGCTAAAAGAATTAGTAACTAAATGGGGAGTGGTGCAATCTCTTCCTCCTGACATTAAACCATCACCCCAGAGGATCGGTAAGAGGTCGTTTAGTGAAATTGTTAGGTAG
- a CDS encoding peptidylprolyl isomerase translates to MANPTATLETSLGTITVELFTDVMPETAGNFIKLAQSGFYDGLHFHRVINNFMIQFGCPYSKDPNSPRAGTGNGPDGCIKDEHPDNGKISNEPGTLSMANTGAPNSGSCQFFINTRDNSYLDWFSPGPSKHPVFGRVTEGIDVVQKIQTTPTVRGDRPKTPVQMVKVTINE, encoded by the coding sequence ATGGCAAACCCAACCGCAACCCTAGAAACATCTTTAGGCACCATTACCGTGGAATTGTTCACCGATGTGATGCCAGAGACAGCCGGTAATTTCATTAAACTAGCCCAGTCTGGTTTCTATGATGGTCTTCATTTTCACCGGGTGATTAATAACTTCATGATTCAGTTTGGCTGTCCCTATAGCAAGGATCCCAATAGTCCTCGCGCCGGTACCGGGAATGGTCCTGACGGCTGCATCAAGGATGAGCACCCGGACAATGGCAAAATTTCCAATGAACCAGGTACGTTATCTATGGCAAATACCGGTGCTCCCAATAGCGGTAGTTGCCAGTTTTTCATCAATACACGGGACAATTCCTATCTCGATTGGTTTTCTCCAGGCCCCTCGAAGCACCCGGTTTTTGGTAGAGTGACTGAGGGTATCGATGTGGTGCAAAAGATTCAAACCACCCCTACTGTACGTGGTGATCGCCCCAAAACCCCTGTTCAAATGGTGAAAGTGACGATTAACGAGTAA
- a CDS encoding DUF3747 domain-containing protein, which produces MNTSPWLAATAITTASCLTLGAINPAAANTFGNIEVNENNFIAVAAPFGYNQYQLLVIEQIANWQACWRERGTNPVVVEPLLLNFDFTGICGRSTDSNGYSMRVDSQDFGLDYMLRVVKRNGELVLVGSHRIDRNAPDIELGRTRGLANGFLKIFLDPGWRFTKRVYQGRQLGHIYLTYGATAKTVAPQWRSSPQPSPPTPSREFIFTKPQAQPKTSGERFPDTSPQLPAPAPAESSNDGIPVFDGSN; this is translated from the coding sequence ATGAACACATCACCCTGGCTAGCAGCTACTGCAATCACTACAGCTTCTTGCCTTACCTTAGGCGCTATCAATCCAGCAGCAGCGAATACCTTTGGCAACATCGAAGTTAACGAAAACAATTTTATTGCAGTAGCTGCCCCTTTTGGCTACAACCAATATCAATTACTAGTCATTGAGCAGATTGCAAACTGGCAAGCGTGCTGGCGTGAACGTGGCACTAACCCAGTTGTAGTAGAGCCTCTGCTGCTCAACTTTGACTTTACAGGAATTTGTGGGCGCAGTACAGATAGCAACGGCTATTCTATGCGGGTCGATAGTCAAGACTTCGGCCTAGACTATATGCTCAGAGTGGTTAAGCGGAATGGAGAATTGGTATTAGTAGGGAGTCACCGCATTGACCGCAATGCCCCAGACATCGAGCTTGGGCGCACCAGAGGTTTGGCTAATGGCTTTCTCAAAATCTTTCTTGATCCTGGTTGGCGATTTACCAAACGTGTCTATCAAGGCAGACAATTAGGTCACATCTATCTTACCTATGGTGCTACTGCTAAGACTGTAGCGCCACAGTGGAGGAGTAGCCCTCAACCCTCACCACCTACTCCCAGCAGGGAATTTATTTTTACCAAACCACAAGCCCAACCGAAGACTAGTGGTGAACGTTTTCCTGACACTAGCCCTCAACTGCCAGCACCTGCACCGGCAGAATCGTCAAATGATGGCATACCAGTGTTTGATGGGTCTAATTAA
- a CDS encoding helix-turn-helix domain-containing protein has protein sequence MMISTAQAAELLGVSATRVRYLLGKGRVKGAYKVGRTWVIPLFDGMPVVTPGTRGPKRNWSKRTNYTKTVIHVNQRVIRNNLKTGDRNPVITVKRGSKNVYGHTVEVNGPCRVMYRPDDPLKCGARVWIETISDFEVISA, from the coding sequence ATGATGATTTCCACCGCACAAGCCGCTGAATTACTAGGTGTTTCTGCCACTCGCGTCCGTTACCTTCTGGGCAAGGGCAGAGTTAAAGGGGCTTATAAGGTGGGGAGAACTTGGGTGATTCCGTTGTTTGATGGTATGCCGGTGGTCACCCCTGGCACTCGCGGACCAAAACGGAACTGGTCAAAGCGTACAAATTACACCAAGACCGTGATTCATGTTAACCAGAGGGTGATTCGCAACAATCTCAAGACGGGGGACCGGAATCCTGTGATTACGGTGAAGCGAGGCTCTAAAAATGTTTACGGTCATACGGTGGAGGTCAATGGCCCCTGTCGGGTGATGTATCGTCCAGATGATCCCCTCAAGTGTGGAGCACGGGTCTGGATTGAGACTATTTCTGATTTTGAGGTGATTTCAGCGTGA
- a CDS encoding reverse transcriptase domain-containing protein yields the protein MSNRYSDLWKSQKWKKLRRNLFRLQRRVYKAVQAGNLRKARSLQKLILKSRSAQLLAIRQVTQLNTGKRTAGVDGKSHLTYKERFEVLKKLVSSAENWTHLGLREIPIAKKNGGTRMLKVPTIRDRAWQCLAKFALEPAHEATFSAYSYGFRTGRCAQDAQKLLFLNLSSKQKGIKKRIIEVDIKKCFDRISHSSIMDRLLAPAGLKQGIFRCLKAGINPEFPEQGTPQGGVVSPLLANIALDGIEEINPKNRCIRYADDMVVILKPKDNAEKILEKIKTFLADRGMEISEEKTKITNTTDGFDFL from the coding sequence ATGTCTAATAGATATAGTGACCTCTGGAAAAGTCAAAAGTGGAAAAAACTCCGCCGGAACCTTTTTCGCCTGCAAAGAAGAGTTTATAAAGCAGTTCAAGCTGGAAACCTGAGGAAAGCTCGGTCACTTCAGAAACTGATATTGAAATCCCGTTCTGCACAACTGCTGGCCATCCGTCAAGTGACACAGCTCAACACCGGAAAAAGAACCGCCGGAGTAGACGGAAAATCACACCTAACCTACAAAGAAAGGTTCGAGGTACTTAAAAAGCTAGTATCTAGTGCGGAAAATTGGACGCACCTCGGCCTAAGGGAAATCCCCATAGCCAAGAAAAACGGAGGTACAAGAATGCTGAAAGTACCAACAATCCGGGATAGAGCATGGCAATGTCTCGCAAAATTCGCTCTCGAACCTGCCCACGAAGCAACGTTCAGTGCCTATAGTTATGGATTCAGAACAGGTAGATGTGCCCAAGACGCACAAAAACTACTGTTCTTAAACCTGAGTTCAAAACAAAAAGGCATCAAGAAAAGAATAATAGAAGTAGACATAAAGAAGTGTTTTGACCGCATATCCCACAGCTCAATCATGGATAGATTGCTAGCACCTGCGGGTCTGAAACAGGGGATATTCAGATGTCTAAAAGCAGGCATCAATCCGGAATTCCCAGAGCAAGGAACACCCCAAGGAGGTGTAGTCAGCCCACTTCTAGCCAATATTGCACTAGACGGAATAGAGGAAATAAACCCAAAAAACAGGTGTATAAGATACGCCGATGACATGGTAGTAATCCTCAAGCCTAAAGACAACGCAGAAAAAATCCTAGAGAAAATTAAAACCTTTCTCGCAGACCGGGGAATGGAAATCAGTGAAGAAAAGACCAAGATAACCAATACGACAGACGGATTTGACTTCCTATGA
- a CDS encoding HNH endonuclease, whose translation MNRCRANELCKKGFPAVGYEQNQHVNVRGTKSPYDGDIVYWSKRNSKLYDNATSRALKRQNHSCGHCGLGFINDERIHLHHIDGNHSNQKENNLMAVHQSCHQQIHWSQKNT comes from the coding sequence GTGAACCGGTGCAGAGCCAATGAACTATGCAAGAAAGGTTTTCCGGCTGTAGGGTATGAACAAAATCAACACGTAAATGTCAGGGGTACAAAGTCTCCATATGATGGTGACATTGTTTACTGGAGTAAGAGAAACTCCAAATTATACGATAACGCGACATCCAGAGCCTTAAAACGGCAAAACCATTCCTGTGGACATTGTGGGTTAGGTTTCATAAACGATGAACGGATTCACCTCCATCATATAGACGGGAACCATAGCAACCAAAAGGAGAATAACCTTATGGCAGTTCACCAGAGTTGCCACCAACAAATACACTGGAGCCAAAAAAATACCTAG
- a CDS encoding sulfurtransferase codes for MSQYAHPEVLVNTQWLMDHLEDPMVRVVEVDMSPESYKDTHIPGAIFWHFPTDLSMPDFGMNLDPTAIEELLSRSGISQETTVIAYGSYPGTGAFIFWFLKLFGHQKVYVLNGGHQKWVAEGRPVTSDLSNFPPTSYQATSPNPDLRVFQAEVQASLEKTDCVVLDVRTPQEYSGEIFMIKPPEGAERGGHIPGAVHLEYTHTLNEDGTFKSVEELHGLYSSRGVTADKEIFPYCAIGARSGYTWFVLKYLLGYPKVRNYDGSWNEWSRLPHGLIEQ; via the coding sequence ATGTCTCAATACGCTCACCCTGAAGTTTTGGTCAATACACAATGGCTGATGGATCATCTAGAAGATCCGATGGTGCGTGTGGTTGAAGTTGATATGAGTCCAGAATCTTACAAAGATACTCATATTCCGGGGGCTATTTTCTGGCATTTCCCCACTGATCTCTCCATGCCCGACTTCGGAATGAATTTAGATCCCACTGCGATTGAGGAACTGTTGTCGCGCTCAGGAATTTCCCAAGAAACGACTGTCATTGCCTATGGTAGTTACCCAGGCACAGGAGCTTTTATTTTCTGGTTTCTGAAGCTCTTTGGACATCAAAAAGTGTATGTCCTTAACGGTGGTCATCAGAAATGGGTGGCAGAAGGTCGTCCAGTAACATCAGACTTGTCAAACTTTCCGCCCACCTCTTATCAAGCAACCTCTCCCAATCCTGACTTACGAGTTTTCCAGGCAGAGGTGCAAGCATCTTTAGAGAAAACGGATTGTGTGGTGCTAGATGTGCGGACTCCTCAAGAGTATTCTGGTGAGATATTTATGATCAAGCCGCCAGAAGGAGCTGAACGTGGAGGGCATATTCCAGGTGCGGTGCATCTTGAGTATACTCATACCTTGAATGAGGACGGTACATTTAAGTCAGTAGAAGAGTTACATGGTCTTTACAGCAGCCGAGGTGTTACAGCTGACAAAGAAATTTTTCCTTATTGCGCGATTGGTGCACGCTCTGGGTACACTTGGTTCGTCTTGAAGTATTTACTCGGCTATCCCAAAGTAAGAAATTATGATGGATCGTGGAATGAGTGGAGCCGTCTACCTCATGGGCTGATTGAGCAGTAA
- a CDS encoding LuxR C-terminal-related transcriptional regulator translates to MTSSLQFLFQAIHQVKDEADLRSRIVPKIGEHFVAKRWGIFFFDQLPPVNQKLKESLKIALSIDHNPVLRYIVEHHAPTHESLVTSPKVWALICPRPDHWHVMAGPIISSGQLVGAVGCTRERSMPAFNTQNLADMSAVSLHLSVWATTVRSQHQSFKSERLTPRELQIAELVALGRTNAEIGTELWITENAVKQALKRMFRKLKVSSRAEMVAQLWVKKAYLSNQGLSRFDSMPNTQR, encoded by the coding sequence ATGACTAGTTCCTTGCAGTTTTTATTTCAAGCCATTCATCAGGTCAAGGATGAAGCAGACTTGCGATCGCGCATTGTCCCAAAAATTGGTGAGCATTTTGTGGCAAAGCGATGGGGCATTTTTTTCTTCGATCAATTGCCTCCAGTTAATCAAAAGCTTAAGGAATCCCTAAAAATCGCCCTATCTATCGACCATAACCCTGTTTTACGCTATATCGTTGAGCATCACGCTCCTACCCATGAATCATTGGTAACATCACCCAAGGTTTGGGCCTTGATTTGTCCTCGGCCAGATCATTGGCATGTGATGGCAGGACCAATCATCAGCAGTGGTCAATTAGTAGGTGCCGTAGGCTGCACTCGTGAACGGTCAATGCCTGCTTTCAATACACAGAATCTAGCGGATATGAGTGCAGTCAGTTTGCACTTGTCTGTTTGGGCTACAACCGTGCGCTCCCAGCACCAATCTTTCAAAAGCGAACGCTTAACGCCTCGTGAATTGCAAATTGCCGAATTAGTTGCATTGGGACGCACTAACGCAGAAATTGGGACTGAACTTTGGATTACAGAGAATGCCGTGAAGCAAGCTCTCAAGCGAATGTTTCGGAAGCTGAAAGTTTCATCCCGTGCTGAGATGGTTGCACAACTTTGGGTAAAAAAAGCTTACTTATCAAATCAAGGACTATCTCGATTTGACTCGATGCCCAACACCCAACGATAA
- a CDS encoding CopG family transcriptional regulator translates to MCKVTIKNKKLTISITDFEKRQLAQEAERRGMTQSELIRSLIARFRDPKDSVQNSSHTYAAH, encoded by the coding sequence ATTTGTAAAGTCACAATTAAAAATAAAAAGTTAACAATCTCGATTACAGATTTTGAGAAAAGACAGTTAGCACAAGAGGCAGAGCGACGCGGAATGACTCAATCAGAGTTGATAAGGAGCTTGATAGCTCGCTTTCGGGACCCAAAAGACTCTGTGCAAAATTCATCCCACACCTATGCTGCGCATTAG
- a CDS encoding RNA-guided endonuclease InsQ/TnpB family protein has translation MRIAYQYRLKPTKDQKEKIDHWLSMLCAQYNYLLAERFSWYEQNRCSINACPLVCHIAELRNNPDYYSQKKTLPNLKKTHPWYKEIHSQVLQDVVKRVKLTFDRFIKGDSNGKRSGRPRFKKRHRYRTFTYPQIKEGCLEGNLINLPKIGKVKIILHRPIPVREASATPNGFKIKTASITKKCDGYYLVLSLEDKTVPEVKPDINPESIIGIDVGLKEFLTTSEGETVSIPQYYRRSQKRLKVIQKRVSRRKKGGKNRLKAIKQLGKQHKKVSDKRKDFHFKTAKYLLSKYDVIAHEKLNVKGLVLSRLAKSVLDAGWSSFLTILASKAANAGLLAIPVSAQNTSQNCSSCGKKVPKKLHVRWHDCPHCGCSLDRDHNAAINIKNRAEGQSVLKAQRLLRDTRIGWEAYTEPARSV, from the coding sequence GTGAGAATTGCATATCAGTACCGGCTAAAGCCAACAAAAGATCAAAAAGAAAAAATAGATCATTGGCTCTCAATGCTTTGTGCTCAATATAATTATTTATTGGCTGAGCGATTTTCTTGGTATGAGCAAAATCGCTGCTCAATCAATGCTTGTCCTCTCGTTTGTCATATTGCAGAATTAAGAAACAATCCAGATTACTACTCTCAGAAAAAGACTTTACCAAATCTCAAAAAAACTCATCCCTGGTATAAAGAGATTCATTCTCAAGTACTACAGGATGTAGTAAAGAGAGTAAAACTAACTTTCGATCGGTTTATAAAAGGAGATAGTAACGGTAAACGAAGCGGAAGACCTAGGTTCAAAAAAAGGCACCGCTATCGTACTTTCACTTACCCTCAAATAAAAGAAGGGTGTCTAGAAGGGAATTTAATCAACCTTCCCAAAATAGGTAAGGTAAAGATTATATTACACCGCCCTATCCCTGTTCGCGAAGCGTCAGCTACCCCGAATGGCTTTAAGATAAAGACAGCTTCAATAACAAAAAAGTGTGATGGTTATTATCTGGTATTGTCTCTAGAAGATAAGACTGTTCCCGAGGTTAAGCCCGACATTAACCCTGAATCTATAATTGGGATTGATGTTGGCCTTAAAGAATTTTTGACCACTTCTGAAGGGGAAACAGTAAGCATTCCTCAATATTATCGACGGTCTCAGAAAAGGCTAAAAGTCATCCAGAAGAGAGTATCTCGACGAAAAAAAGGAGGAAAAAATAGACTCAAAGCTATCAAACAACTTGGAAAGCAGCACAAAAAAGTATCGGACAAGCGAAAAGACTTTCATTTTAAGACAGCAAAATATTTGCTGTCAAAATACGATGTAATTGCTCACGAAAAATTAAACGTAAAGGGACTTGTCTTATCCCGATTGGCTAAATCTGTATTGGACGCTGGGTGGTCTAGCTTCCTGACAATCCTGGCAAGCAAAGCCGCAAATGCTGGCTTGTTAGCGATTCCAGTAAGTGCTCAGAATACTTCACAGAATTGTTCCAGTTGTGGCAAAAAAGTCCCTAAAAAGCTGCACGTTCGGTGGCATGATTGTCCTCACTGCGGTTGCAGTTTGGACAGAGATCATAATGCAGCAATAAATATTAAAAATAGAGCGGAAGGGCAGTCCGTTCTTAAAGCCCAGCGCCTCCTAAGGGATACCCGGATTGGCTGGGAAGCCTACACTGAACCTGCAAGGTCAGTGTAG
- a CDS encoding esterase-like activity of phytase family protein, with translation MVDSNSKVVTGINFLGEVSLNTGLQFENTEVGGISGLAYDPANGVYYGLSDDRSENAPARFYSIHIDLSDGSLDDGDVGFTGVTTLRNASGEAFPERAIDPEGIALTSTGTLFISSEGDANNLLNPFVNEFSLAGQEFNQLTVPDKFLPTSDATKGILDTPRPGRTGILASMR, from the coding sequence GTGGTAGATAGTAACTCCAAGGTTGTCACTGGTATTAACTTCCTTGGAGAGGTTAGTTTGAATACTGGATTGCAGTTTGAGAATACAGAAGTTGGTGGTATCTCTGGTTTAGCCTACGATCCTGCTAATGGTGTCTACTATGGTCTGTCTGATGACCGCAGCGAAAATGCTCCCGCTCGTTTCTATAGCATTCATATTGATTTAAGTGATGGTAGTCTAGACGACGGTGATGTCGGGTTTACAGGTGTCACTACTCTACGGAATGCTAGCGGTGAGGCTTTCCCAGAACGGGCTATTGATCCAGAAGGCATTGCCTTGACTAGTACTGGAACCTTGTTTATCTCCTCTGAAGGGGATGCTAACAATCTTCTTAATCCCTTCGTCAATGAATTCTCTCTAGCAGGACAAGAGTTCAATCAGCTGACGGTACCGGATAAGTTTTTACCTACCTCAGATGCAACAAAGGGCATTCTTGACACTCCCCGCCCTGGAAGGACGGGGATTCTTGCTTCAATGAGGTGA
- a CDS encoding esterase-like activity of phytase family protein — protein MFGNNRAFESLTITPDERFLYTAVENALIQDGPASTLEDESPVRILQYDLQTGAPAQEFLYFTDTIPNQPDPPGSFADNGLVELLALDNTGTLLALERSFAVGVGNNLRLYEVRLQGATDISDVDNLLRDPTDPDSGLLEVEQVAEKRLLLDFDDLGIRLDNSEAIAFGPTLSDGRQSLIVASDNNFNDSQITQFLGFGLDLDTIQSPTAIVETTSEINGTQGDDQLIGTVDADLINGFDGNDTIAGGLGNDILFGGNGDDILRGDSNSKSAGGKAGGDDIIYGGSGSDRIGGKSGNDFLYGGRGDDQLWGDAGDDLLTGGLGNDTLTGDNFSNGSGSDTFVLEIGEGTDTITDFELGTDFIGLGNGLGFGEVSITSDSNNSLINVGDETLAVVLGITTLAERDFVIL, from the coding sequence ATTTTTGGTAACAATCGTGCCTTTGAAAGTCTGACCATTACTCCAGATGAGCGCTTCCTTTATACCGCAGTAGAGAATGCTCTGATTCAGGATGGCCCGGCTTCGACACTAGAAGATGAAAGCCCTGTTCGGATTTTACAGTACGATTTGCAAACTGGGGCACCGGCTCAAGAATTCCTCTACTTCACTGACACCATTCCCAATCAGCCTGACCCTCCTGGTAGTTTTGCTGACAATGGTTTAGTAGAATTACTAGCGCTAGATAATACTGGGACTTTACTAGCCCTAGAGCGATCCTTTGCAGTTGGTGTCGGTAATAATCTTAGGCTATATGAAGTCCGGCTGCAAGGCGCTACAGATATCAGTGATGTTGATAACCTATTGAGGGACCCCACTGACCCAGATAGTGGACTGTTAGAGGTTGAGCAAGTTGCTGAGAAACGGTTACTGTTGGATTTCGATGACTTAGGCATTCGTCTGGACAATAGTGAAGCGATCGCATTTGGTCCAACCTTATCTGATGGCAGACAATCCCTAATTGTTGCTAGCGATAACAATTTCAATGACAGCCAGATTACCCAATTCCTAGGATTTGGGTTAGACCTGGATACTATTCAATCCCCGACAGCAATAGTAGAAACCACTTCCGAGATTAACGGTACTCAAGGGGATGACCAGTTGATTGGAACTGTTGATGCTGATCTGATCAATGGCTTTGATGGAAATGATACCATTGCTGGGGGATTGGGTAATGATATCCTATTTGGTGGCAATGGCGATGATATCCTGCGCGGAGATAGCAATAGCAAGTCAGCAGGTGGTAAGGCTGGTGGTGATGATATTATCTACGGTGGTTCAGGAAGCGATCGCATTGGCGGGAAATCTGGTAATGACTTCCTCTATGGTGGCCGAGGAGATGATCAACTCTGGGGTGATGCTGGGGATGATTTATTAACTGGTGGTCTGGGTAATGATACTCTGACTGGAGATAACTTCTCTAATGGTAGTGGCAGTGATACCTTTGTCCTAGAGATTGGGGAAGGTACTGACACCATCACAGACTTCGAGCTGGGCACTGACTTCATTGGTTTAGGCAATGGTTTGGGCTTTGGTGAAGTGTCTATCACCTCCGATAGTAATAATTCTCTAATCAATGTTGGAGATGAAACCCTAGCAGTAGTGTTAGGAATAACAACCCTTGCTGAAAGGGATTTCGTTATCTTATAG